The following DNA comes from Candidatus Woesearchaeota archaeon.
ATCGCAGCGGAGAGACTGAAGATCCATTCATCGCAGATCTTGTTGTCGGCATTAACGCAGGGCAAGCAAAGTTTGGCGCTCCTAGCCGAAGCGATCGTGTCGCGAAGTACAACCAATTATTACGCATTGAAGAAGCGCTCGGCAAAAAAGCGAAGTATGGTGTTAAATAATTTGGTGCTGCAATGAATCGACTTATTGTTTACAACATTGAATATTGCGAAGGAATGACTGGTCAATGGTGGGAATATCTTTATTTCTGGCGCATCTTTTTTCCCCCCCCAGGACTTGACAAACAGATTGTTGAACATCTCAAGAAGTTGAAACCTGATATCCTTGCGCTTGTTGAAGTGGACACTGGTTCATTTCGCGCAAAAAAAGATGAAGTGGTGTATTTTGAAAAGCAGCTTGGCATGAAAAGTTTTGTTGAGAAAGTAAAATATCCTGTCCACGGCTGGCTGAAGCTTTTTCATCATGTTCCTATTCTTGATAAACAAGCAAACGCGATCATCGCAAAGAAAAAATTATCCAAAGTAAAATACCATGTTTTTCATGAGGGAACAAAACGTCTTGTGATTGAAGCAACCATCCATCTTCCAAAAAAGGTGACTTTATTGCTTGCGCATCTCGCGCTTGGAGGAGAAACACGAGCGCAGCAGATTAAAGAACTCATTACAATGGTCAACAAGATTAAGAACCCTGTTATTCTCATGGGTGATTTTAACACGTTCCGTGGTGAAGAAGAAATTCAATCGCTTCTTGAGAAAACACATTTGCATCATCAATATGAGATGGACAAAACATCACAGACGCTCACTGAACCAACATTTCATCCGTCTAAACGACTTGATTATATCCTTACTTCTAAACAAATTAAAGTAAAGAATTATCAGGTCTTGAATTTTCATTTCTCTGATCATCTTCCATTGATGGTTGATTTTGAGGTGAAGTGATATTATAATTATATAATCCCGCCGCAGCTGGCGGCCTACGGACAAAATTCATAGAATTTTGTCCTACGCGACACCCCAAGGGGCCATCCCCCGTCGCGTCGGCGCCAGCGGCGGGATTTGAAGAGGACGATGCAAAAATGAACAATTCGCATATTGAATACACCGCATTGGGAGGCAGTCCCCTCCCTGTTCTTGGTCTTGGGACGTGGCAAATAGGTGGTAAACTGGAGAGAAGCACTAGCCACGACAAAGAAGAAATTGAAGCACTCAAAACAGGCATTCAACTTGGGCTAACGCATATTGATACCGCAGAACTCTATGGAGAAGGACATACAGAAGAACTTGTCGCGCAGGCAATCAAACAAAGCAAAGTGCCTCGAAAAGATTTGTTTATTACATCGAAGGTTATGCAGCAGCATCTTCATTATGATGATGTTCTTACGGCATGCAAGAAAAGTTTAGAGAGACTACATACTGATTATCTTGATCTATATCTTGTTCATTTTCCAAATTCACAAATTCCCATTACTGAAACTATGCGCGCAATGAATGAACTGGTTGAGAATAAGATGGTTCGCATGATTGGGGCCAGTAACTTTTCTGTTGCTGAACTTCAGGAAGCGCAGAAATATTCCAAACATAAAATTGTCGCAAATCAAATTGAATATAGCTTACTTGCACGCGACGTAGGCAAATACATGAAACGCATGGAATCTGAAATAATACCTTGCTGCGAGCAGCATGGCATAAAAGTGGTTGCGTGGCGACCGCTTGCGTATGGTCTTCTCGCAAAAGAAGGGTTTCCTGTGCTTGACGCACTTGCTCAGAAATATGGCAAAACGCAGGGACAAATCGCGTTGAATTGGATCATTTCTAAAAATATGCTTGTTCTCGTGAAGGCAACAAAGACTGAGCACATAAAAGAGAATATTGGCGCAATGAGCTGGCGATTATCTGAGGATGATATTGTTGCGTTGGAATTAGGATTTGAGAAATGGCGAAGGAAGTACCACACGC
Coding sequences within:
- a CDS encoding aldo/keto reductase, with the translated sequence MNNSHIEYTALGGSPLPVLGLGTWQIGGKLERSTSHDKEEIEALKTGIQLGLTHIDTAELYGEGHTEELVAQAIKQSKVPRKDLFITSKVMQQHLHYDDVLTACKKSLERLHTDYLDLYLVHFPNSQIPITETMRAMNELVENKMVRMIGASNFSVAELQEAQKYSKHKIVANQIEYSLLARDVGKYMKRMESEIIPCCEQHGIKVVAWRPLAYGLLAKEGFPVLDALAQKYGKTQGQIALNWIISKNMLVLVKATKTEHIKENIGAMSWRLSEDDIVALELGFEKWRRKYHTQ
- a CDS encoding endonuclease/exonuclease/phosphatase family protein is translated as MNRLIVYNIEYCEGMTGQWWEYLYFWRIFFPPPGLDKQIVEHLKKLKPDILALVEVDTGSFRAKKDEVVYFEKQLGMKSFVEKVKYPVHGWLKLFHHVPILDKQANAIIAKKKLSKVKYHVFHEGTKRLVIEATIHLPKKVTLLLAHLALGGETRAQQIKELITMVNKIKNPVILMGDFNTFRGEEEIQSLLEKTHLHHQYEMDKTSQTLTEPTFHPSKRLDYILTSKQIKVKNYQVLNFHFSDHLPLMVDFEVK